A region of the Pseudarthrobacter phenanthrenivorans Sphe3 genome:
GGAATTCATCCCGGGGAACGAGGGGCCAATGGTTCGCTTTGGACGCTTCGTTGATTGCGAGCCGCGCATCCTCGAGTTTGTCCTGCTGCATGGCAGACCATGCCTGCAGCAGGAAGAGCCGGGGCTTAGCGGCGTTGCCGCCCTGTCCAGCCGCTGTTGCCGCCCGGCAGACACCTTCCGCCAGGTGCGGCTCCCCACTGTGCAGGGCCACCAGCGCAGCCAGGGCGGCGGGGGTCTCCGGAAGCGGCAGCGCCGCGCCCGCCGCGTTGAACATGTCTGCAGCATGGATCAGCACTGGCAGCGCCTGGTACGGATCCTCCCCCAAGGAACCGAGGACGCCTTTGCCGGTCTCGGCAAGGGTGGCGGCCAAAAGGGTGGGAGAAGCGGGCGGAGCGTCCGCGCGGAACAGTGCCTCCGCGCCGGCCCTGTTGCCGCATCCCACCATGGCCACGGCAGCAAGGGGCGCGGACGGTCCCATCCGGGTAGCGCCGAGCCAGCTGTACGCATCCGCTGCCCGCGCCAGCATCCCGCGCTGGGCCCACACCGCGGCGGCCACGTCGGCACCCCGGCGGACATCCGGCGGGTTGTCGCACACCAGCAACGTATCGATGATCCGAGTGGCTGCGTCCAGGTCGCCGTCAGCCGCAGCCGCCTGGGCGCGCCGGGCTGCGGTGCCGGTCTCGTCCGCTCCGGCCAACAGGGCTTCCCCGTAGAGCTGCGAGGCCAGCGCCGGGTTGTGCTCCAGGGCCTTGTCCCCTGCGTGTTCCAGCTCAGCCGCGACGCGGGGGTCCGCCAGGCCGCCACGGGCCAGCTCGCGGGCGAAGTCGCCCAGGGGCTGCCCCTGGCTGGCGTACGCAGTTACGAGTTCCCGCTGGAGGGCGTGGACTTTGGCGGTAGGGGCGACGGTGAGCAGCGCGTGCTGTGCCGGGCCCACAACGGAGCCGTCCGCGGTCAGGAGGCCTGCCGCCTCGGCCCGTTCCACCAGGGCGGTCAGGCTTTCCACCTCGCCGCGGTCGATCTTGCCCTGCAGGTCCGCCGGAAGCGGTCCGGGCAGCGTGAAACCGACGGACAGTGCAAGCAGCAGTTCCCGGACGGCCGCGTTTTCGCCCTTGAGCTGCCGCGCCATTTGCTCGGCGGCACCCTGCGGCGGCGCGTCATTGTGCAGTTCCGGCAGCAGGGAGTCAGTCCGGTCCGAGGGCCGGTTGTGATGCCCAGTCATGCTCACGCCACCGGTTCGGCAGGCGTGACCGGGGCGACCGTCTCGGACGGGGGTGGAGGCGGGGGCGCCTCCGTGGTCTGGGTCTGGGTAGGAACCGGCTCCACCGGCGCAGGCTCCACCGGCGCGGGCTCCACGGGTGCCGGTTCCACGGTAGTGGGAACAGGCTCCGCAACGGGCGTGGTGGGTACCGGCTCCGGAACGGGCTCCACCGGTGTGGTGGGGGCAGGGTCCACGGGTGCCGGTTCCACAGGTGCGGGCGTAGTTGGTACAGGCTCCTGGGTCACGGGGTCCGTGGTGCCGGGCGTTGTCGGTCCGGCAGTGCCGGTGCTTCCGGTCGGCGTTCCTGTGGGCTCCGTCGTTCCTGGGGCCGCATCGCCCGTTCCGGCAGCGGTGCCCGGCGCGGTACCCGTGCTGGTGCCTGACCCGGGCGCGGCGCTGGTGCCGTCGGATCCCGCCGCAGCCTTCTCCCCCGCCGCTTTCTCCCCGGCGGCCTTCCCCCCGGATGCGCTGGAGGTCGGCTTGCTGGTGGGCGAAGCAGCCACTTCCAGGCCGGCCCCTCCCGCGTCCTTTTTCTTTGCGGCCGCCTCGATGCCCTTGGCCGGTGCCTGGGCCTCCACTCCCGCTCCGGCTGCTGCCTGTCCGCCCGACCCTCCGCCGGCACCGCCGGCACCGCTGGCTGAGGCACCCTTGTCTTCGCTTGCGCCCGCGTCCGGCGTAAAAATGGCAGTCAGGCTGCTCAGGCCCTCGGGACTCTGTGCTGCCGTAGCGGACAGAACGGTGAACAAAGCCGCAGCAGCAGCGATGGCGGTGAACCGTACGCTGGGCTTGGGTGCGTGCGCACCGCCCCGCGTGCCGTGCCCGGGATGGCCGTGCCCCGGGCCCTGCGGCGCGGACCCTGCCAACGCTCCGGCCGCCGTCGTGCCCTTCCGGGACCAACTGGCCAGCCGCCCCGGCGTGTGCCCGGCCGCCTCATCAGGCTCGACGGCGGCCGCTGCTTCCGCGGCCGCCGCGGCTTCGGCAGCGGCGGCGGCCTGCCTCGCGAGCACCGCTGCCACGGCAGCTCCCAGGCAGATGGAGGACTTGGGGTCCGCGTCCACGGCGATGGGACGGTCCAGCTGCTCCGAAATCAGTTGGGCCACCAAGGGAATCCGTGATGAGCCGCCGATCAGGAGCACGGCGGAAAGGTCTGCGGGCTGCAGCTGGAGGTCTGCCAGCGACTGTTCCAGTGCGTCCACGGTCTCCCGCAGGGGCTCTTCGATGAGCGCCTCGAATTCGGAACGGACCAGGCGCACCTGTTGCTGGAATCCGGGGAGGAGCACGGAGATACTGGCTTCGCTGTCCGCGGAGAGCGCCTCCTTTGCCTCCACGCATTCGCGCTGCAGCCTTGCAAGGGCCGCCAGGGCACCCGGGTCGGCGGGGTCCAGGGTGGCGAGGACGTCGCCGGTATGCCCGGCGACGTAGCGCAGGACGGCGGCGTCGAAATCGGCCCCGCCGAGGTTTTCAATGCCCTCCGGACGGCCGAGCAGTTCGAAGCGGCTGGTGCCGGCCTTTCTCAGGACCGCCGTGTCAAAGGTTCCGCCGCCGAGGTCGTAGACGGCAATGGTGCTTCCCTCATCAACGCGGACCTGCGAAGCGTAGTGCAGGGCGGCCGCCTCCGGCTCGGTCACCAGTGTTACGTCCTGCAGGCCCTTGGACGCCAGGGCGGCCTTCAAAAGGGTGGTCCGGTGGCTGCCCCAGGCTGCAGGGTGGGTCAGGATGATGTCCGACGGCGGCGCCCCCTCGCGCTCTTCCGCGCGGTCCGCCACCCACCGGGCCATGGTGGCGAAGACGTCCTCGGCGGGCAAGGACAGCGCGCCCACGGAAAGCGGCACGGCGTCGCCCACACGGCGCTTGAATTCCCGCACCACCCGGGCCGGGGAGTCGAGGCCGCGGCGTTCCGCGGCTTCGCCCACCAGGACGGGGCCTTCCTCCGGGTAAAAAAGCACGGAGGGCACCGAGGCACCGCGGAGTCCGAGCGGCAGGCACTCGGGGGAAGAAGACGCTCCTTGGTCAAAACGGGCAACGGCAGCAGCTGTGAAGCTGGTCCCGACATCGATGGCGAGAACGTAGCTCATGGGAACCTCAGGAAAAACTGTTGTCTCGCCTGCAAGCTTCATCACTGGCGAACGTCACCAAGGTAGCACCACGGCCGGACGGCGAACACCCCTATTGCTACACCGAATTGTTATTTTCCGTGAGCGGTCCGCCGGATCGGAAGAAACCCCTGCTCAGAGGCCTGAGTACGAGTGCAGCCCGTTGAAAAACTGGTTCACGATGGTGAAGTTGAAAATGACACAAAGGTAGCCGACAATCGAGAGCCAGGCAGCCCGGGTACCCGTCCAGCCGCGGGTGGCACGGGCGTGGAGGTAGCCTGCGTAGACCACCCAGATCACGAAGGTCCACACCTCTTTGGTGTCCCAGCCCCAGAACCGTCCCCACGCCTTTTCCGCCCAGATGGCACCGAACATCAGGGTGAAGGTCCAGCCGATGAAGGCGATCGCGTTGATGCGGTAGGACAGGTTTTCCAGGCTCAGGGCAGAGGGCACGAGGCGCATGAAACCCAGCTTGTCCGCCCCGCCCGCGGCCACCGTTTTCTGGCGGTGGGACTGGACCAGCTGCAGCGCGGACATGGCAAACGTCAGGGTGAAGAGCGCCGAGGAGAGCACGGCGATGGACACGTGGATGATCAGCCAGTAGCTCTGCAGCGCGGGAACCAGGTGGCCCACCGGCGTCCAGTACGCCACGGAGGCGGCAACCAGCATGATGATGGCCAGGCCCACCACGAAGGTGCCCAGGAAGCGCAGGTCGCGGCGGACCAGCACCAGCAGGAACACAGCCACCGCCACGAACGCGCCGGTGGTGAGGAACTCGTACATGTTGCCCCAGGGCACCCGGCCGGCGCCCAGGGCGCGGGTGACCACGCCGGCGCCGTGGATCAGCGCGCCAAGGATGGTCAGGGCCACCGCAACCCGCGCCGGAGCGCGTCGTTCCGCGGCATACCGCATGTCCGCGTCGGCGGTGGCGGCTCCCCCGCCTCCTGCGCCGGACAGAG
Encoded here:
- a CDS encoding LuxR C-terminal-related transcriptional regulator; translated protein: MTGHHNRPSDRTDSLLPELHNDAPPQGAAEQMARQLKGENAAVRELLLALSVGFTLPGPLPADLQGKIDRGEVESLTALVERAEAAGLLTADGSVVGPAQHALLTVAPTAKVHALQRELVTAYASQGQPLGDFARELARGGLADPRVAAELEHAGDKALEHNPALASQLYGEALLAGADETGTAARRAQAAAADGDLDAATRIIDTLLVCDNPPDVRRGADVAAAVWAQRGMLARAADAYSWLGATRMGPSAPLAAVAMVGCGNRAGAEALFRADAPPASPTLLAATLAETGKGVLGSLGEDPYQALPVLIHAADMFNAAGAALPLPETPAALAALVALHSGEPHLAEGVCRAATAAGQGGNAAKPRLFLLQAWSAMQQDKLEDARLAINEASKANHWPLVPRDEFLRAALEVGLARRNGEVPELVMAWERAREAMLHTSVDLYSLLPWGELMITAARLRETRRVAHYLDEARQLLDRLGDPPLWAVPFHWAAVQAALLGESPAQLAPHAAALARAARTSHLAAVLAAAGKAWVSVLAGRFTTADVESAARGLGRVGMPWEGARLAGHAAAKAEERKDMVRLLSCARDLHPQPGPAGNGAGSGQDARAVPAAETAGSIQQDGSGLSEREKEVARLVLEGKTYREIGEAIYISPRTAEHHIARMRRRLGAENRSDLLARLRLALGSENPPQE
- the ccsB gene encoding c-type cytochrome biogenesis protein CcsB produces the protein MPYGINEIMGQYSELFMLLAAGTYTVAFIAFAWDLAKSSKALRAIDLKAAQAGEAGRVPVAAGAGARSEAHLAGPADRAERPSSSTATLSGAGGGGAATADADMRYAAERRAPARVAVALTILGALIHGAGVVTRALGAGRVPWGNMYEFLTTGAFVAVAVFLLVLVRRDLRFLGTFVVGLAIIMLVAASVAYWTPVGHLVPALQSYWLIIHVSIAVLSSALFTLTFAMSALQLVQSHRQKTVAAGGADKLGFMRLVPSALSLENLSYRINAIAFIGWTFTLMFGAIWAEKAWGRFWGWDTKEVWTFVIWVVYAGYLHARATRGWTGTRAAWLSIVGYLCVIFNFTIVNQFFNGLHSYSGL
- a CDS encoding Hsp70 family protein, which codes for MSYVLAIDVGTSFTAAAVARFDQGASSSPECLPLGLRGASVPSVLFYPEEGPVLVGEAAERRGLDSPARVVREFKRRVGDAVPLSVGALSLPAEDVFATMARWVADRAEEREGAPPSDIILTHPAAWGSHRTTLLKAALASKGLQDVTLVTEPEAAALHYASQVRVDEGSTIAVYDLGGGTFDTAVLRKAGTSRFELLGRPEGIENLGGADFDAAVLRYVAGHTGDVLATLDPADPGALAALARLQRECVEAKEALSADSEASISVLLPGFQQQVRLVRSEFEALIEEPLRETVDALEQSLADLQLQPADLSAVLLIGGSSRIPLVAQLISEQLDRPIAVDADPKSSICLGAAVAAVLARQAAAAAEAAAAAEAAAAVEPDEAAGHTPGRLASWSRKGTTAAGALAGSAPQGPGHGHPGHGTRGGAHAPKPSVRFTAIAAAAALFTVLSATAAQSPEGLSSLTAIFTPDAGASEDKGASASGAGGAGGGSGGQAAAGAGVEAQAPAKGIEAAAKKKDAGGAGLEVAASPTSKPTSSASGGKAAGEKAAGEKAAAGSDGTSAAPGSGTSTGTAPGTAAGTGDAAPGTTEPTGTPTGSTGTAGPTTPGTTDPVTQEPVPTTPAPVEPAPVDPAPTTPVEPVPEPVPTTPVAEPVPTTVEPAPVEPAPVEPAPVEPVPTQTQTTEAPPPPPPSETVAPVTPAEPVA